Proteins co-encoded in one Seriola aureovittata isolate HTS-2021-v1 ecotype China chromosome 1, ASM2101889v1, whole genome shotgun sequence genomic window:
- the LOC130168681 gene encoding proteasome subunit alpha type-4: MSRRYDSRTTIFSPEGRLYQVEYAMEAIGHAGTCLGILANDGVLLAAERRNIHKLLDEVFFSEKIYKLNEDMACSVAGITSDANVLTNELRLIAQRYLLQYQEPIPCEQLVTALCDIKQAYTQFGGKRPFGVSLLYMGWDKHYGFQLYQSDPSGNYGGWKATCIGNNSAAAVSMLKQDYKEGEMTLSSALALAVKVLNKTMDVSKLSAEKVEIATLTREDGKTKIKVLKQKEVEELIKRHEAEEAKAEKDKKEKEQKEKDK; encoded by the exons ATG TCTCGCAGATATGATTCCCGGACAACCATATTTTCTCCTGAAG GGCGCCTGTATCAGGTGGAGTACGCCATGGAAGCAATCGGTCACGCTGGAACATGTCTGGGGATTCTAGCCAACGATGGAGTGCTGTTAGCAGCAGAGAGACGCAACATCCACAAGCTGCTTGATGAGGTTTTCTTCTCTGAGAAAATCTACAAGCTCAATGA AGACATGGCATGCAGTGTTGCTGGGATTACATCAGACGCCAATGTACTGACAAATGAACTGCGGCTAATTGCACAGAG ATATTTATTGCAGTACCAGGAGCCAATACCCTGCGAGCAGTTGGTGACAGCCCTGTGTGACATCAAGCAAGCCTACACACAGTTTGGAG gaaaaaggccATTTGGTGTTTCTCTGCTGTACATGGGTTGGGACAAACACTACGGTTTCCAGCTGTACCAGAGTGACCCCAGCGGCAACTATGGAGGCTGGAAGGCAACCTGCATTGGCAATAACAGCGCT GCTGCAGTGTCCATGTTGAAGCAGGActacaaagagggagagatgactctctcctctgctctggcTTTGGCCGTCAAAGTCCTCAACAAAACAATGGATGTCAGCAAGCTCTCAGCAGAGAAAG TGGAGATCGCCACCCTGACACGGGAAGACgggaaaacaaaaatcaaagtgcTTAAACAGAAAGAAGTAGAGGAACTCATCAAGCGGCACGAGGCTGAAGAAGCCAAGgctgaaaaggacaaaaaggagaaggagcaaAAGGAGAAGGACAAATAa